The Mobula birostris isolate sMobBir1 chromosome 11, sMobBir1.hap1, whole genome shotgun sequence genome has a segment encoding these proteins:
- the LOC140205440 gene encoding potassium voltage-gated channel subfamily A member 1-like, producing the protein MEKPLCNYDKEYELGHHHECCERVVINVSGLRFETQIKTLRQFPDTLLGDPQRRIRYFDPLRNEYFFDRNRPSFDAILYYYQSGGRLKRPSSVSLEVFMEELRFYELGDEAVTRFREDEGFIKEEERPMPSNEFQRQLWLLFEYPESSSPAKVVAIISVLVILISIVVFCLETLPEFRDEQDPTLPVHSLRGNSSHSEFLNSSFQDPFFVVETMCICWFSFELFLRFIVCPSKPSFFKNIMNVIDFVAIIPYFVALGTEFARQRGVAQPAMSLAILRVIRLVRVFRIFKLSRHSKGLQILGQTLKASMRELGLLIFFLFIGVILFSSAVYFAESEDEDTNFTSIPEAFWWAVVTMTTVGYGDMSPMTLGGKIVGSLCAIAGVLTISLPVPVIVSNFSYFYHREIESEDQTQYSHVTTCPYLPPSSKAQSLTGKSTELEEDLMDKFCRPLQNDMLDGFCPTDSGHHESTSSPNSKSLVTQV; encoded by the coding sequence ATGGAGAAGCCTCTCTGCAACTACGACAAGGAGTACGAGCTGGGCCACCACCACGAGTGTTGTGAGAGGGTAGTCATTAATGTGTCGGGCTTGCGCTTTGAGACCCAAATCAAGACTCTGCGCCAGTTCCCCGACACCCTGCTGGGCGACCCCCAGAGGAGAATCCGCTACTTCGACCCGCTCAGGAACGAGTATTTCTTCGACAGGAATCGCCCGAGTTTCGACGCCATCCTCTACTATTACCAGTCCGGGGGAAGGTTGAAAAGGCCCAGCAGCGTGTCGCTGGAGGTCTTCATGGAAGAGCTAAGGTTCTACGAGCTGGGAGATGAGGCGGTCACCAGGTTTCGTGAGGATGAAGGCttcatcaaggaggaggaacGGCCGATGCCCAGCAACGAGTTTCAGAGGCAGCTGTGGCTGCTCTTCGAGTACCCCGAGAGCTCCTCCCCGGCCAAAGTGGTGGCGATCATTTCCGTGCTGGTGATTCTCATCTccattgtggtcttctgcttagAGACCTTACCTGAATTCAGGGATGAGCAGGATCCTACTTTGCCTGTGCACTCCCTGCGGGGGAACAGCTCCCACTCAGAGTTTCTGAATAGCTCCTTCCAGGACCCCTTCTTCGTGGTGGAGACCATGTGCATCTGTTGGTTCTCCTTTGAGCTCTTCCTGAGGTTCATTGTCTGCCCCAGCAAGCCCAGCTTCTTCAAGAACATCATGAATGTCATCGACTTTGTGGCCATCATTCCCTACTTTGTGGCCCTGGGCACTGAATTTGCCAGGCAGCGAGGGGTGGCACAACCTGCCATGTCCCTCGCCATCCTCAGGGTTATTCGTCTGGTCAGGGTCTTCAGAATCTTTAAGCTCTCCAGGCACTCCAAGGGTTTGCAGATCCTGGGGCAAACTCTGAAAGCAAGTATGAGGGAATTGGGCCTTTTGATCTTCTTCCTCTTCATTGGGGTAATTCTGTTCTCCAGCGCTGTCTACTTTGCTGAGTCCGAGGATGAGGATACAAACTTCACAAGTATCCCTGAAGCTTTCTGGTGGGCTGTTGTCACAATGACCACGGTGGGATACGGCGACATGTCTCCCATGACTCTTGGAGGTAAGATTGTGGGATCCCTCTGTGCCATTGCTGGTGTGCTCACCATCTCGTTACCCGTCCCTGTGATTGTCTCCAATTTCAGCTACTTTTACCACAGGGAGATTGAAAGTGAGGATCAGACCCAATACTCACACGTGACGACCTGCCCTTACCTGCCTCCGAGCTCGAAAGCCCAGTCGTTGACTGGAAAAAGTACAGAGCTGGAAGAAGACCTTATGGACAAATTCTGCAGACCCCTACAAAATGACATGTTGGATGGTTTCTGCCCTACTGACAGTGGACACCATGAATCCACCAGCTCACCGAACAGCAAGTCCTTGGTCACTCAAGTCTGA